The segment CTGGGGAATTGGAAGAGATAGAAACAAGACCCTTGAGAGAGAAAAGCTGATTGCCCCTAGTTATAATAagaaattcagaaaaaaaaaaacagaaaaaatttaTCTTAGACCAATAATTTTTTTACTGGTATGTGGCTTACTAGCATGCTTCTCACCCCATCTATTCAAgttataaattaaaatcaactagagaATTCTTTAACCTCGCGTTAGGAAAAGGCCATCCTAGCACGCTTGAGAAATGGCCAAGGAGTTTACTCAAAGATGTTACTGTCATCTTGATGTTTCAATAAATCACTACTCTTCTCACTGAACCTTCATACAGTGTTAGCTTAGAGAGGAGATCTCATAAATTATAACTCGTTGTGACATAAGAAAGTCGGTCTAAATATTAAATCAAAGAAAGGATAATACTTTAATTACAACATGTTTCTAGGTAATTTGCCTTTCAAGGGACTAAGCTAAATTAATAATTAAGAATTTAAAGAAGGCGCAAAAATATAACACGGCAAGAAACAGTTGTAAACATGGGCATGGATTTGTAAAAATGTAAATATTGGCATTACTATATGGCAATATTACTATATGGCATCCAATTCCAATCCTCCTCGCCCCCAAAACAAAATGGATTTGAAATATTACTACCATTTGTTTTGATTCAGAAATTATTGGAATATGTCACTTTTGTAAAGTTTAGAGAGAATTTGGAAGTTTCttcaatataaaaatttttGTAAACAAGATTGTTGTGTCCAAGATTTAGTTTggtttttttccttatttttcatatatttcaaaattttcaatgaTTTTTAATGTACATAAACTAATTTTGTTTTAAGACATATCAtctaataaaaatctttctcaaCTACAGTCATTAGATTGCTTAAGTGTGGTTCTCAAAAATTGAACTTTCAATATTCCAAAAAATTCACAGATTGTAattgaaaattatatatttttatatattataaatatatttttatattggtgagcattatattttaaaaaatgtgTATCGATTTACCTAGAGGTATGTATTGGGATATTAGATGTCTATATTGCTAGGTGTGTATCAATTAACCGTATACTATGTATTAGTAAACACCTTATTTCGGAAACAATGTATCGATTTATCTGGGGATATGTATTGGGTTGCTATTAGGTATGTATTAAAAAAACTTACAGTATGAATTAGGAAGCCGATGAGTGTGTATCACTTGATGAGAAAGAAATAGGATGCGACGATCTTTCTTTGTGCATTGTCTCTATTGGCacgtaaaatttttttcttttttatttttttaagttataGAATTAATGGACTCTATAAGTAGAACGAAGTTCTATCTTTATTTGGCTTCTGAGTTTCCTCTTTAAAATGGGCATAGAAGGAAATGTGGCAAAAAAAAGAGTCCTAcccaatatgatttttattcctAAATAATATATCCTTTCCACATTTCCCCAGTACTTCTTGTCCCATTCACAAACTGTTGGTATGACTCATCAAGAAGATTGGTAAATATTGGAAAGCTTTCCTATAGAAGGGGTGAGACCCAATTACAGAGTTCTCATATAAAGTGAACTGGAAAAGAGTTTGTATGGCAAAAAAGGAAGGTGGTCTAGGGAGTAAAAGATCTAAATTACTATGAATCAAGCTCTCTTAGCAAAATAGGGTTGGAAATATCTTCGAATAATCGGGGACCTTGGAGAGACATGTGTTGGGCTTATCATAAGAGAGTCAAAACTCTCTCCTAATTGGAAAGGAGATGTTTCAACATTTGGAAAGATATTGTTAGTTCTCTCCTCTATTATGTAACAAAGTCCAATGCAAGTTTGGTAATACCGTAATGTTTGGTTCTAGGAGGACAATGAGATATGCGCAACCCCCCTAAGGAATGTTTTCTCATCCCTTTCTCAACTTTGCTAGGTTAAATCAAGTACGATGGCAGCATTCTATAGTAGCAATTCCTACCCTCTTTGTGAAGAACAACCTTAGGAGAATTTGCAAGTCATCATCTCTCCTTGTTGATTTTCACATCAATTATGCAAGAATGGAAACAAGGTGGTAAGAATGGAAACAAGGTAGTAAGAACAAAATCTTCCTTTGCCTCCTTATATCAAGTCCTAATTAGGAGAGGTATGAATTGGAAGATGGCCACCTCATGTTGGAAGCTGTCGGTGCCAATGAAGATCAAAGAATTTCTTTGGTTATGCTTAAAGAATAAGCTTAATACTAGAGATTATCTTTATATGAAGCTAGGGAGATTCATTGGAGGGTGTTCTTGACGGAGTCAGTGAATCATCTCTCTTTACAATGCGACCATGCTAAAGTTATCTAGAATGAAATCAGTAAGCAGCTTGGAGTACATCTTCCACCACCCAAATTTTTTCAGCTCTTCGCTTAATCTAGAAACAGACATATTTTATAAAGGATTTTATCCATTTGTCTCCATGTTGATAGCTTCTTTTTTCTGGGCCTACCGGAAGGAGAGGAATGCcattattttcttaattaaagCTTCCTCCGTTGCATCCATCGCTTGAAAAGGGCTCAATTCATTCAATGTAGGAGGACTTGCTTGGCTTTTCCAAAATCTAGGCAAAGATTAAGGATATACCAAGATGGTTAGCTACAATCTGAGTTGAAATTGACAAATTTTTCGCTAATTCTTTGGAAAGTATGGGGTTTGAACTCAAAAGAGCTTAAATGTAATCAGATCGTGGCTTCCTCTTTCTTGATCCGGGATGTTCCTTTAGTATCACTATCTCTGCCATTATGAACTCACTTTTCTACTACCACTCAACTATATGTTTTTTCTTTGAAGTTTCTTTTTGTAGCTCATCACTATCCTGTACTTGCATCTCTCTCTTATAATTTCTTTTTCATTCAATCTCTCAATAAATCGGATGGCTTTTGCCTCTCCTttatccaaaaaagaaaaggttgaccttcctcttgtttttttttccctaaCAATCTTTAGTGCAGCCAATCAGACAATTAGGCAGAAAGGCGGATAaatataattcaaaatatttaaaaggtagcggattatatataaattatttgGAGTTGAAGTGAACTTTCTCAAAAAATCCATCATACAAGTCTCCGCTATACTTTAATTCATTCCTAGATCAATGGATGCTCAACGAACCTATTCAATCATTGATTCAATCACAGATAGTAGATAGACTAAAATTAAACTTAAATATTGGTTGGTTTTGGTTACTCATTTGTACTCTTCAAGTGACCAGACCAAGGGTAGCCTAACCAAGCTCCATAAGTTGCACCTAAATGAAGGCCATGAGACTCTTACCAAGTAATAAAAACGATAATTGAGAGCTAATCGCTCCATATTCTCAGCTTAAGTGAAGGTGAGGCCCAGTACAGATATAATTATTGCACCAGCCATCTACAGCAAACCATTGCCATCATTCTACAGTTCTTCATTATAATAAAGTAGTCCCATGGGACCGAAGGACTTTTAGGCATACTCATAGTTTGTGGAAATTACTTTCCGAGAGAAATAGCTGcagttatccaaaaaaaaattagcatACTTAAATAACTAAATTACAAATAAACTATATAAAACAGACCCATTCACACATACATACGATAAGTCAAAGCATTATAAATAAATGTTTCAAAAGCTTTAGTTATACAGAAATTTCAACATGGTACACCAACTCTCTCTCTTAGGTTAAAAACACCTAGGTTTGGTTTCTCATGGAATCAATTGCTGATAGTATTCAAGCCTTTCCTTGTTTTAAGACGGAAGAGGGTTTTGAGGCCTCACTTGAGCCTCGAGGCAATACCCATGAGTCACCGGATATTCTTTAGAGCAAAGCACATTTCCTTAGCTACTCTAGCATTTTAATCTTATCTACCATTACAAACTTGAGAATAATAACAGATACTCAATTACTTAATGCAAGAATTACGCTTATCATGTAAAAtttatatagaaaatatatgCTCACAAGCGATGTACAAGCACAAATGATCATAATGATATTGTTCTCTAATTACACTGTCCCTCTAGCCCACCCCTTGACTACATTTTCGGAACATCCATATACACATGTTAtccattttattttagattagtAACTCTCTATACCTGGTCGACGCCTTTTTTCTTAAGGGAAGAACCTCTCCTTCCTGATTTGAATCATGATGAAACCTCTATTTTTCATCTACCCGGAAGGGCTCGATGATCGGCTGACGATTCAGTAGGCAAGGCTATGTACataactaaaataaaataaacagttCAACTTGTTAACAGGGAAGAGATTAAAGAACGAAGATAACTGTTATTTTATAATAACTACTATATATAGTATAATTGATTTACACAATGATGTAACAGTTTGTTATTTAAGTGCATGATGTACATAATTTAGTGCACAGCAAGGCCTTCCAAAGCCATTAGAATGGCCGTCGGCAATGCTGACGTACGAATGCCGGTTAATTTGGACCGTCGATATTTATCACATGATTCAAGATCTAAGTCGCGCGGCCAACGCTAGTAGTTCTACTCCCCTAATGGAAAGGCGTGGGGTCGGTACCCCGGGGGTTGTTGGAATGCAAGGGAGCCGGAGAAACGGACGCGAGGTGAAGCCGGTCGGGTGGACCCACCACCTCACCCGACACCAAAATTAACGGACCCTGGAAACCAGTCCAAGGCTGTAACCTACCCGAAGTCATTCGGGCCCCGCGCGTACGGATGAAATCCCGACGTTGGGCCGAGATTGATTTCTGTTGGGGTCTGTCTTGGGGCTTCTTTTTGGGTGCGTGGAAGTTGAATCAATTGAGATGTCTGACGGGGAATGGGGCATCGGGAGATCGCTACCGTCCGTTTGCGTGGAAGGCTTTGGAACTGCTCTCGGGGTTGTGGGGGCCCACCTCCTAACGCCCCCTACTTTCCAAGAAGGGGGCTGTGGACCGGCTCGCCGCCTGCGCACGTGACCTCCGGAGACCGGACTTTATTGCGTCACGCTTGCATCATCCACCGGAGGTGTCCGGACTCTAGTCGTTGAAATGACCGAACGAACCTGATGTCGAGCTGAGTTGCTGTATTCGTGCATGGATGTATGGCTATTGCCCATGTTAATTATTCGAGGGTGGCAATTGATGCAGTTGATGAAGGTATTGAGATTTGATACCATTAGTCTGAATTCATCTCTCACCCTTACCCAATTTTCAGATAAATTTTCTCCCATATTGGTTCtcagaaaattaattagatataCTCAGAGCTACACAAATATCTTGAAGTAGTCTTTTAATGATGTTTGCAGATGATATCTGTAATCACATTGCTGAGATGTTTCTCAAATTCTTTTATATTGTAAATAGCACTTACAGTTATCATGCAAGAAGCTAATCAAAATGCTCTTTTTTGAtcacttttatttattatataataaatgCAAAGGGTTACTCTGATCCTTGCCGGTTTAACTCTCCTAGATGGAAGAATTGCTGCCTTCAATCTTTTTgtcctttttttgaaaaaattcttaTCCCTTTCGTATAAccttattaattatataaaaagtAACCATCGAATGGATTCCTTTTCTAACTCAtactatatatgtatttatatatttttttttcaatagatATTATAGAAATTCTTGGAATCCTGCAATACTAAGCAATCAAGTCATGCTAGAAGaaatgtataaattaatttcaccTTATTGAGAACAAAGCATGCACACCACATTCAACTTTTTCCATAGCATCTCagatgccatgaaaattttattattttaggtCGAGGCAAGATGCACTTTGGCATAGCATTTTAAAGATCATGCTAAGTCGGTCCAAATACGAAAGTGGTATGAACATAGGTACTATTTTCTTATAGATGTGCAACTATCAAATTTTGCATTGTTTTTATTCATGACTCCCACGATTTCATTCTCATCCAAAACGCAATCGATTGAttgctattttcttttttctgtaaATTTCAAACAACAAATTGCGGTTCTTCATTCAGGGCAACGTAGGTTTACTTGGAGGATGACTCTACGTTAGTTATATCTTAGATTAACTATATTTCCTCCCACATGTTCGTAGGTTTACATATGGTTCTCAAGACTGTCGAAATCTAGCGCGAGGAAAATCAAATGGTGGATTAGCATACTACGCATGCCCTAGAGAAGAATTTCATCTTGGATTGCAAGCTTCCATTCCATCCTCTCTAATACATATCAGGATAGTTGAAAATACTATTGTCATACTTCCACCTAAAGTTTAGCTGTGTAGAACCAGCCGTCGAGCATGCAGACAAAGCGGTCGTAGAATTTATCGTCCGTAATCTTTTACACTTTCTAGTATGGCTTACGCAAACGTTTGAAATGAAGCCCCCTACTTATATACCTCAATTAAACCTGATTTGCAAAGAAAATTCTGGCAGAAATGACAATTCTTTTGCATAGGCCTCCCACGTGCGGCTAGACAAACAGTGCGCACACTTTGCTACAGGAGAGACCAAGACAAGGACAATCGAGTCTAGTCCACGAAGGCAGCCGAACCCGCGGTCAGAAAACCGGCACCCGGCTTCGGGTCTCTAGCAAAAGCGGTATCCACCTTCTCCCGGTGGTAGTTTTCAATTGGCCTACGGCGGTTCTTGTCCTCGCCCAGGCGTTCGGTTGGGGCGGTCATTTTACCACCCCCTTATCGGGAACCCGGCTTCCTCCAAAGTCTTCAGGATTGCTTTCGGTAAGAAGGAagacaagagaaagagagagattacAAGAGAGGCCGCAGAAAGCATAAAGAAAAAAGTCGGCCTTTTTATATGGATTTGCTGCAGAGATCGCCAACGGAAAACAACAGAAGTTGGTTGTGCCATGAATGGAGTCTTTTGGTGGTGCTAAGAGGGAgagcgtgagagagagagagagagagagtcgaaGGAGATAGCTAGAGGGAAAAGGAAGAGCTTTTTGGAGGAATATGATGGCAAATAAAGGGAATTCGAGCCACgggaagcagcaggagcagCATATCTCCTTTGGCTTGATCCAGCCCTCCTCATCGACGCATGGAAACTTCATGTAAATGCTCGAGATAGTAGAATTAGTTATCATGGAAATTAGAAGAGAGCTCTCATGCCTTTGTGTTATTCTTTTTGGTTCATTTGGTTTGATAAGTAATAGAAGgtggagtagagagagaaacatGCCTTAGAATCTGATTTCTGGGGAAAAGAGGTTAACTTGGCGAGTCAAAGTTGGCTTATGATTGGTTAGGAATGGGGTAGAGGAAGATCCATGTGGTAGGATTGCGGTATTAGGTGATCTAAGGTTGCGAAAGTTGTGGTCTTGGATTTTTATTCCATGTGATAATAGTGGAAGAGGACTAAAATTTATGCTCATATATTTAAGGAAAGCTGGTTCTTTTATGGTGCAAAGGTGGTCTTGGTGCGTCGTAAATAGATGAGGATTCGATCTTGAATCCATTTTCATAGAGGATATTGTGCTGATTTATTGCAAACTAAACTAGCTTAGGTGTCTTTCTGAGGGGGAATGAATGAAGGATTATTGGTTAGAAATGTAGAGATAGAGCCGTGCCTTGGATTCTATTTCATGTGATTGGAGTGGAGCAAAGCTAAATTCCAGAGCTGGGAATTGCTATTTTAGAGAATAGTTGGTCCTTTCATGGTGTAAATTAACTGCAAAGTTAGCTTCGATAACTGCTCAATAGTATAAAGTTctgattttgattttgattttatttcttgTTTGGATTCTCTTGTTGATATGATGGCAGAAGTAGGGAGACGGGGGCCTATGACTTGGGAGAGCTGGACCAAGCACTGTTCATGTATCTTGATGGGCAGGATCACTCATCAGCTCAAGAACAAAGACGTGAGTCCCTTCCAattattcttctcttcttttgattCTATCCTCTTTGGGCCTCATCTCCTATGTTGATTTCAACTGGATATCTAAAAGGTCATCCTTTCACAAGGACTATAGATTAGTAGGTGGAGAGGGGGAATATGAGATAGCTGTAGAGATTCCCTTCCCAAAAAGCTTTTTGGGGTCATGAAAACATCATGGCCAACAGATCTCGCTGTCCTGCATATTTGACCAGATAGGATTACAATTTCGAATTTTTGGAAAAGATAAGTAAGTGCAATATcttgctttttatttttatttttcttctcccaCCCCCACCCCATCCCTTGTGCGTAGACTGTGACATGTAACAAACCTCTCATGATTTCCTTCCCTTGCAAATTCCTGCACTGAAAAGGGTACGAATGGATTTCTGTTTCTCCCTTTCCCTCttgtttttttcctctctttctcttccatTCTACGGTTCTATTTTCGCTTGCTCGCTTCTTTTGAATGGCAAAAAGCCACTAGTGCATGAAAAAATATGAAGGCCTAGCTAGCTGTGGCTCATATCTCATGCATCttttgcttctctctctctctctctcacacacacacacagaggaaCAAACAGTgttctatattatttttatctaaaagaTCCTATTTTGCTGTCATGATTATGTCTGTGGAAACAAAAGCTGGTGCCTTTATTTCCTTGGAGGAGTTTGTTTTCCATTTATGGTCTTCTGGTAGGATGTTTTAAGATGCACCTTCAGGGGATTTAATGCTTGCAAAGGTTCATGTATGCAGAGACTCTGAACATTTTCCCTTCCCAGCCCATGCATGTAGAGCCATCTGCAAAGGTATGGGTACTCGAAACAAGACCTTTCTCTTGTTGTTTCTTCTTCCATACTTTCGCTGCGGGATTAATTTGTAGTTCGGTTGATGTTCCCATatacttttgtttttttatagGGCGAAATTAGTTTGGTCTCTCCAACAAGCAGTGGTTCTAAGAAGTCATCAGAGCGAACCATGGAGTTGGGCAACCCACGAAGCGATCCCCCAGCTTTGCCTGAGCCTGGGAGCGATATTAAAGCAGTGGTAAAGGTGAAATACCGAgctagtctctctctctctctcttgcttctctctaatGGCTAATACAGACAATGTTAAGGCCATCTCTGGTTTTCACTCGAGAGAACCCGGTGTGGGTTTTTCGCTTTATGTGTTACTTGGTCACCCATATTCTTCTATGTGGACAGAAGGAAGGAAACAACAGAAAGGGCACATCTAGTTCGGAACAAGAAAGGCCCAGGACACCAGATCCTAAGGTAAGTTTCATCGACATAAAAGAGAGCTATCTATTATCTAGAGCTTTCTAAACTTTTTCTTTCCCAAGGTGGAGTAAGTTTCGGCTCTGTCATACTGCGTTTGATTTATCTGTTGGCAGACACTGAGAAGGCTTGCTCAGAATAGGGAGGCAGCCAGGAAAAGCAGGCTAAGGAAGAAGGTCAGTcaagtaaaagaaaagaaaacaaaaggaaaggaaagaatatAATAAAAAGGAAACGAAACCACCACCTATGCATCCATCCTGTTGTTCTAGCTTGGCTTTTATTTATCCACAGAAACAACTAACCACATAAAAGTCTCATTTTGAATAGTATCCAATCTTTCTTGCCTCTCTCTTTTCCCTCAACAGGCTTATGTTCAACAGCTAGAGAACAGTAGGATCAAGCTAACTCAGCTAGAACAAGAGCTCCAGAGGACAAGGGCTCAGGTGTGAAGTACTAGGACACTCTCATTTAAGCTTGCACCATCGATCCGTTTCTTTTCCCTTCAAACTTCCCATTATGCTCGCTCTCTTTCGATTATAACAGTCATATTTCTTAAGCAGGGTTTGTTCTTCGGTGGAGCACTTCTTGGGGACCAAGGCAGCTTCCCTCCCAGCATCAGCTCACTCAGCTCAGGCATCATCAACCTGACCTAAATTTACATACGAGCACACTGATTCCATCTTCTTTTttagtgtgtatatatatacacacacttcTTTCAGCCATAACGAGTCGTTTGTTCTTAGATGCCGCGATGTTTGACATGGAGTATGGAAGGTGGCAAGAGGAGCACCATCGACGAATGTGCGAGCTTCGGGCTGCAGTGCAAGAACACCTACCAGAGAACGAGCTCCGGATGTTCGTCGAGAACTGTTTGGCTCACTACGACGACATGATTAACCTCAAGAGTTTGGTCATCAAGTCTGACGTCTTCCACCTCATCTCCGGCATGTGGAAGACCCCTGCAGAGCGCTGCTTCCTGTGGATGGGTGGCTTCCGCCCCTCCGAGCTCATCAAGGTCACCCCGAACCCCTTACTCTAATCTTTCTATATCTATCGCTTGCATGTTCCAAATTCTTCATGGATCTCTAGAATGAGGCTGGAAATAATTGAAAGAGACGTCCTTGGCACTGGTGTGGACCCGATTCGGTGCATTAGGAGATGTAGTTCAGCTGCCAATGTAGACCTCTAATTAGTTTGTCCCAGCAAGACCAAGGAGGGTTTAACAAAAACGATGCCAATGCCCATGCATGGTTTCCAAAGGACAATCGGTCGAGTCTAACTAAACCGTGATTTGACTTATATTTATATAGTATGACGAGTCATATGGTTCGCGATGGTAAGACCAACTGAATCCACTCCATTGCCCACCAATTGTTGCGAATCTCATCATGATAGAACGGCCAACAGATGATACCCATCATGAATACGGGGACGGACCACCAGCCAGTGATTGTAATCATATATAGCTCATCTGTTTTTTAGAAGTTCACAAATTTTTGAACGCTTGGGATatacatgtatgcatgtatCGTATATGCATGCTTGTAGTTGGTGCGGATATGTAGTTATGGGAATCGTTGAACCAATCTCCAGTTAATGGAAGGGTTGTGGTTTTCCACTAAATTAATTTGTGGTTCGAGGACCAGTTCAGTTTTATGAAAGATTTTGACATGAACTTCATGTCATCGAGTACTGATGACTGGTGTTGAGGAGTGGGTGGTGTGGGCATTGGGAAGATGGTTGATGGGGACGGTTTTCCTTTACCTATGACCGGTGGAGATGTGGCCTTGCCTTTATATATTCTATAAAGCGGGGTTGGTTTCTCCATTCAAGGAGAAAAGGAATAAGACTGAATAAATAAAACTATCTGATTGTTGAGCCGTGCAAGCATGGCCCCTTAGCCCTTACATTCTCCATACTCATTTACTTTCGTTCTCTACATAATAAATAGATATACGACACCAATTCTTTTCACGCATTTCTATGTGTAGAAAAGCTGAACGGAAGACCGTGACATTTTTCATGGAGTTTATCGAAACGTATATATCCATTGATAAAAGCACAACTACGTACTATCAATTATTCTCAGTATTAATTAAGGTGCACACTAGGGGGCTTTATGACTTGTTCTTTTTGCATGATATTATGTAGGAATGTATAACAACTGTGCTTCTTTAGCTCTTGCTTACGTGCTTAAGTATATATGTGGGTGTTTAGATGCTTTTGAGCCACATCGAGCCATTAACGGAGCAACAGATACTGGGGGTGTGTGGCCTGCAACAGTCGACGCAAGAGACGGAGGAAGCGCTGAGCCAAGGACTTGAAGCCCTCCACCAGTCTCTATTGGACACCGTCACCTCCGATGCCCTGAGCTGCCCGTCCAATATGGCCAACTACATGGGCCAAATGGCCATTGCCATGAACAAGCTCACCACCCTCGAGGGCTTCGTTCGACAGGTAAGCCCCATTGCTCGTACTTTTCTTTTGTCAATAATTAAAACCATAATTGAAATTTAAGATAAAATGGAAACTTACTTAAACAGAAAAATCAAATGTAATGCAACCACAAATGTGGTTCTAATTACCCTGACCTGCACCAGAACCGTCAT is part of the Phoenix dactylifera cultivar Barhee BC4 unplaced genomic scaffold, palm_55x_up_171113_PBpolish2nd_filt_p 000064F, whole genome shotgun sequence genome and harbors:
- the LOC103714951 gene encoding bZIP transcription factor TGA10-like; this translates as MMANKGNSSHGKQQEQHISFGLIQPSSSTHGNFISRETGAYDLGELDQALFMYLDGQDHSSAQEQRQTLNIFPSQPMHVEPSAKGEISLVSPTSSGSKKSSERTMELGNPRSDPPALPEPGSDIKAVVKKEGNNRKGTSSSEQERPRTPDPKTLRRLAQNREAARKSRLRKKAYVQQLENSRIKLTQLEQELQRTRAQGLFFGGALLGDQGSFPPSISSLSSDAAMFDMEYGRWQEEHHRRMCELRAAVQEHLPENELRMFVENCLAHYDDMINLKSLVIKSDVFHLISGMWKTPAERCFLWMGGFRPSELIKMLLSHIEPLTEQQILGVCGLQQSTQETEEALSQGLEALHQSLLDTVTSDALSCPSNMANYMGQMAIAMNKLTTLEGFVRQADNLRQQTLHRLHQILTTRQMARCLLAIAEYFHRLRALSSLWLARPRQE